One genomic segment of Gorilla gorilla gorilla isolate KB3781 chromosome 23, NHGRI_mGorGor1-v2.1_pri, whole genome shotgun sequence includes these proteins:
- the LOC115931957 gene encoding proline dehydrogenase 1, mitochondrial-like translates to MALRRVLPALRPYIPRFAPLSTAPAASEQSAAGPGAVPGRGSARAVRPLVPAVDFGNALEAYCSRRTWELARSLLVLRLCAWPALLARHEQESVAKMGIASRAEIEDWFMAETLGVSGTVDLLDWSSLIDSRTKLSKHLVVPNAQTGQPEPLLSRFAEEEELQITRMLQRMDVLAKKATEMGVRLMVDAEQTYFQPAISRLTLEMQRKFNVEKPLIFNIYQCYLKDAYDNVTLDVELARHEGWCFGAKLVRGAYLAQERARAAEIGYEDPINPMYEATNAVYHRCLDYVLEELKHNTKAKVMVASHNEDTVRFALRRMEELGLHPADHQVYFGQLLGMCDQISFPLGQAGYPVYKYVPYGPVMEVLPYLSRRALENSSLMKGTHRERQLLWLELLRRLRTGNLFHRPA, encoded by the exons ATGGCTCTGCGGCGCGTCTTGCCCGCGCTGCGCCCCTACATTCCCCGCTTCGCGCCGCTGTCCACGGCGCCGGCCGCCAGCGAGCAGTCCGCCGCGGGCCCAGGGGCCGTGCCAGGACGTGGGTCGGCCAGGGCAGTGCGGCCGCTGGTGCCCGCTGTGGACTTCGGCAACGCGCTGGAGGCGTACTGCAGCCGGCGAACCTGGGAGCTGGCGCGCAGCCTGCTGGTGCTGCGCTTGTGCGCCTGGCCCGCGCTGCTGGCGCGCCACGAGCAG GAAAGTGTCGCAAAGATGGGCATCGCATCCAGGGCTGAGATTGAGGACTGGTTCATGGCGGAGACCCTGGGAGTGTCTGG CACCGTGGACCTGCTGGACTGGAGCAGCCTCATCGACAGCAGGACCAAGCTGTCCAAGCACCTGGTGGTCCCCAACGCACAG ACAGGACAGCCAGAGCCCCTGCTGTCCCGGTTTGCTGAGGAGGAGGAGCTACAGATTACGAGGATGCTACAGCGGATGGATGTCCTGGCCAAG AAAGCCACAGAGATGGGCGTGCGGCTGATGGTGGATGCCGAGCAGACCTACTTCCAGCCGGCCATCAGCCGCCTGACGCTGGAGATGCAGCGGAAGTTCAATGTGGAGAAGCCGCTCATCTTCAACATATACCAGTGCTACCTCAAG GATGCCTATGACAATGTGACCCTGGACGTGGAGCTGGCTCGCCATGAGGGCTGGTGTTTTGGGGCCAAGCTGGTGCGGGGCGCATACCTGGCCCAGGAGCGAGCCCGTGCAGCAGAGATCGGATATGAGGACCCCATCAACCCCATGTACGAGGCCACCAACGCCGTGTACCACAG GTGCCTGGACTACGTGCTGGAGGAGCTGAAGCACAACACCAAGGCCAAGGTGATGGTGGCCTCCCACAATGAGGACACAGTGCGCTTCGCACTGCGCAG gatggaggagctgggcctgcatCCTGCTGACCACCAGGTGTACTTTGGACAGCTGCTAGGCATGTGTGACCAGATCAGCTTCCCGCTGG GCCAGGCCGGCTACCCCGTGTACAAGTACGTGCCCTACGGCCCCGTGATGGAGGTGCTGCCCTACTTGTCCCGCCGTGCCCTGGAGAACAGCAGCCTCATGAAGGGCACCCATCGGGAGCGGCAGCTGCTGTGGCTGGAGCTCTTGAGGCGGCTCCGAACTGGCAACCTCTTCCATCGCCCTGCCTag
- the DGCR6L gene encoding protein DGCR6L, with translation MERYAGALEEVADGARQQERHYQLLSALQSLVKELPSSFQQRLSYTTLSDLALALLDGTVFEIVQGLLEIQHLTEKSLYNQRLRLQNEHRVLRQALRQKHQEAQQACRPHNLPVLQAAQQRELEAVEHRIREEQRAMDRKIVLELDRKVADQQSTLEKAGVAGFYVTTNPQELMLQMNLLELIRKLQQRGCRAGNAALGLGGPWQSPAAQCDQKGSPVTP, from the exons ATGGAGCGCTACGCGGGCGCCTTGGAGGAGGTGGCGGACGGTGCCCGGCAGCAGGAGCGACACTACCAGTTGCTGTCGGCGCTACAGAGCCTGGTGAAGGAGTTGCCCAG CTCTTTCCAGCAGCGCCTGTCCTACACCACGCTCAGCGACCTGGCCCTGGCGCTTCTCGACGGCACCGTGTTCGAAATCGTGCAGGGGCTACTGGAGATCCAGCACCTCACCGAAAAGAGCCTGTACAACCAGCGCCTGCGCCTACAGAACGAGCACCGAG TGCTCAGGCAGGCGCTGCGGCAGAAGCACCAGGAAGCCCAGCAGGCCTGCCGGCCCCACAACCTGCCTGTGCTTCAGGCGGCTCAGCAGCGAGAACTAGAG GCGGTGGAGCACCGGATCCGTGAGGAGCAGCGGGCGATGGACCGGAAGATCGTCCTGGAGCTGGACCGGAAGGTGGCTGACCAGCAGAGCACACTGGAGAAGGCGGGGGTGGCTGGCTTCTACGTGACCACCAACCCACAG GAGCTGATGCTGCAGATGAACCTGCTGGAACTCATCCGAAAGCTGCAGCAGAGGGGCTGCCGGGCAGGGAATGCAGCCCTGGGACTGGGAGGTCCCTGGCAGTCGCCTGCTGCCCAGTGTGACCAGAAAGGCAGCCCTGTCACACCATAG